In Lolium rigidum isolate FL_2022 chromosome 7, APGP_CSIRO_Lrig_0.1, whole genome shotgun sequence, the DNA window AGTTTTTGCTAAGAGGCTATATACCAGATTTCTCCGCAGTTGAATAGCTCATACTTACATTCCACGAAAGATTTTCTAGCACCAGCAACAATTCCACTCCCATCTCAAAGCTTGGCCAAAATACTGAAATCAACTAGGTAACGATTTTGATCTTGTACGATGTGGTACCTTTTGGTTTAGCACTAACACCCGAAGAGTTGCGACCAGTTTGCTCATGCCGCTGCACCACTACAGTAGTGCTGCCATTGGAAATCTTCTTCTCCTGAGAAAAGGAAAATAAGTGTGATTGACAGTTCTTGAACTGCTCTATGACATGGAACTCATATCTTTCATGCTTCATAAACATGAAATTGGTTGTAAATCAGGTATAGAGCCCCCATACCCTGGTGCAGAGCTGTGACAAGCAGAGAACAGTATCTACACAAAGCTAACACGCTACAGCGAATAAAGGATGCCCATTCAAGATCGGCCACTCCATCTAGGTGAAAATGCTTAACGTCGAGCAGAATCAGCACATCAAGGAGCACCACGAGTGATCACGACTAGACATCACGAAGCCCCAATGTACAAGGTCGCCATCACAGAACCGTACAAAACTACAAAACGGCGAACATCATTGCTAAAAGGGGTAGCAGCACAGCGCAACATACCTGTATCACTCCATGGACAGGGACTGGATCgacagcaccaccgccaccgcctttaCTCGGCTCCACGTGAACGAACGAAGGCACGAACACCTCCTAAAATCCAAACAAAAAATCAGCACCAGTCACTACCACCGCCTTCACTCGGCTACAACTGAAATAAATGCGAAAACAAAAACAGTTGTACCGCACCTGTCGGCGCCGCTCGTCGGTGGTCACGTAGCCTGCATCCGCGCGCGCGCGAACCAGTCAGAGAAGACGCGGAAGGGGGCGGTTAGTAGTAATTCAGAAACGGTACAGAGGAGGAATCGGAAGGAACGAGGCGCCCAGATCCACCGGAAGAGCGCGCATCCGCGCCGCATTCGCCGAACCCCTGACTGGAGGGGCAGCGGGGAGAGGCGGAGGGGGGTTGGCAAGCAGGGACGACGTACCGGAGGGGGCGCGGTCGAAGATGAAGGCGAGGGGCACGAGCAGGGAGCAGAGGACGAGCGCCAGCAGCGCCGCGCGCGGGCCCCGCCGCCTCTGCGACGGCGTCGGCTTCatcggctcctccgactccggttCCCGGCGCCGCCTCTGCTGGTCATCGCTGGCACTGGGGAGTcgaggcggggcggggcggcgcggccggcgcagGCAACCGGAGGGTGGAGAAGAAGGCTCCGCCTGGGGCTCGCTCGACGGCGCGGTTGCGGGGTCGGATTTGATCGGCCGCGTGCGCGTGGGGGGAGCGGAGCGAGCCGGAGATGAGGAACTGATGAAGTGTGAGGGAAGTGGCGTCGGTGGGCCGGCACATGTGCCACATGGGCCTCGTGGGCGCTGACTCTTTCCCAGCAACTTACCATTTTCCACCAGCCAAGCTTTGCTGTTCTCAAATTAAAAACAGCCAAGCTTTAATTAAGCTTAAAAAATAGCTTAGCTTTTAACCtttcagaaacaaaaacaaaaaaaaagccaaGCTTCTCGTCCTTTTCTATAGAAAATTTACAAAAGGCATGCACCAGTAACGAATCGTCACAAAATATCATTGAAAACGAACCAGATAATTGTAGTGCAAAAAGAACACTAGAGGAAAAGGCATTAATAAATGGGAACTCACATTCGCGTCTACTACCAAGGACTTGAACCCGGAGAGTGATATGGTGTACATTCTACTAAGCTAAGCTCGCTTCCTTGAGCGAGTCATTACTCAGAAGCAAGTACCCAAGTACTATATTTACAAGCAACGAGCATCCCCGTAGGCAATAATATGCAAGCACTCAAAATACGGGAATCGGGATGCAAAAGCACCGTCGTCAGGGTTACAAGTCCAAAAAGCCATAACTAACACCCACGCTACAAACTAATGAAGCAGATGGTGCCATCCTTCTTTGCCTTCAGCTCGTCACAAAACCAGGTAGCAGTCGTTTTTCATGTACACAGCAAAGTTGCACTGGAGGCTCTCCAACATCTCGACGACAGATTCTCGTTTCGACCCGCTGAAGTGCTTGACAGCATCCTCCAACGAAACCTGCAACGTTTGAGATGCTCAGCACAACTGCACAAGGAACGACATAGGgttccagtaaaaaaaaaaaaaaatcggacaGAATGACTCACCCCACCACGGCTCTCGACCAGTTCAAGTATAGCTTCTTCGGTGGCAACAGCTGGGGGAGTAGACTCAGTCACTTGCTCGTCCGTCTTTTGCCGTTTCTTTACTTGTTCGTCATCAGGGACTGGCGTGCCATCAGTACCGGACCTCTTCCTCGACGGGCTTGAATCACAGGCGTCTGCCGTGATGACACTGTCTCCTTGATTACTGTTCTCAACAGCTTCACTCTCGTGGGAACAGGATTTTGGCGACTCGGCTGCTCTGGCCCCATCAGTAGGAATGCCACCAAAAGCTTTCTCTGACACTCCAAGTTCGTCGATTGTGAAgaatatcttgatcatttcgtatGTTACCTGCAATTGCCATGTAGCATTTTGCCACGCAGTTTAGTCATTTCCAAATGGTTTGGATGAACATATACTTCAGCGCAGTGGATAGCAGAAGTGGCTCCTACGTCTGCTGAAGCAATAATCCACATATAATCGCAAACAGAAACAGGGCATGGCAATAAACGCCAGAAGAATTACATTTTCTGGAAGCTCATCTTTTATTGGCTTCAACTTGTCGCGTGATCCAACCTTTGCAATGGCAAGACGGATCTGTGAAGCTATCTCAAGTGTCAGTCCTGTCTCCTCGCAGAACCTATTCCAGTTCATCTCAGATCCGTCCCGAGCAGCATCAAGTATATATTGAATAACCGTTTGCTCCTTTATCGGCACTGCTCTGCGGAAATGCTACAACACACTATCATGTCAGGATGCAAACTTCCACTTAAGGTCAGTGCAGAACTTTGAATACCAAAACTAACTCACCGCAATTTTCTTGAACGAGTACTCCTTATTCTGCCACAGTTCCCATGCAGTAAATCTGGCATCACCCAATTTCATTGGAAACTTGTTGTTTACAGGTTTAGAAACGGACACCGTTTCCTCTACTCCTGATGAATCATCTAATGAAAGATTCAACTCTTTTGAAAATTGAGTGATATGTTGGACAAAAGTGCCACTGTAACGTGAGATGAAGTGCTGGAAACAACAGGTCAGATGTTATGTGagtacaagagaaagaaaaaatgaTAGCAATTTAttgtattttaattattttttgatAAATTTATTGTATTTTTAATTGGACACTGCAGAAATGCATAGTATTTTTGTCATGACATGGCATCTACTAAGTATCATTCTAAGTGATACCTGGTTAACACCATCAATATTAGCCAGTCTAGCTCCAGTAGAAGGCCTAATCCTTGCAAAGTGTCTTAGGGTCTGATCACCGCATATAGCATATCTGAAACAATAGGATTAGAGAGGTTCAATCCAATGGTCGCTCCAGTACCTAAACAGACTAGAGCCTAAAAACTTTCATGAACATTTAACTCACGGAGCAGTTCCAATATCCCGAGCAAGTTTCGTCCTGACGTTCAAGAGCATTTGGTAGAGTTTCAGTTCCTCCTGAAAGAAATGTTTGAGTGACACGAAAACAACACCACAAAAAGAAATCAAATCGAGTGTACAAAGGAACAAAACAACATGGTCTGAACGAGAATTCCATGAAGCTTACCTCAGATGTCTTTTCAGAGTCTACAGGGGTCAGAGGATTTAAGCCCCCTTCTTTATGCTGTGAACTACCAAGCTCCTCTTGCTCAATCATCTCTGCAGTTGGCTGCAAAAATAGTGGTGTTCCACcatcggagagaaacttggccccTTTTGGACTAACACTGAAGATAGAGATGcagcgttagagcatctccagtcgcgtccctcaaaaaacgtccggcacaaatgatttggggcacgtttaggatcgcgccggacaaaaagagatcaaaaatctgtacagaaaagagaccctttccagccgcgtccctcaaacagcgtccggatgcatgcattttaatagaagggaccaccccatgtgggaaaagtaggtgagagaaagtgtggggaaagagaatggcatgtggggactaggggctgcatgcatgcatatggactctcattttgtgtccggcgtccccggtagagactctatacatagagtctctaccggggacgccggacacaaaatgaggcgctatttagctttgagggacgcgactgggacgcgattttctccatttcttgtccgccgtcccccaaacgccgtttgggggacgcgactggagatgctcttactatggATATTTCTTGAAGTCAGTACAGTGGAGAAGTATACTAGAGAAAAAGAATCTGGAGCAGCACTAGCATAAACTAGAGAAAAAATAAATACGCAAGCACCTGACCAATCTAAATCCATCACTCGTAGTCTCCTTCAAGTAACCTGCACAGAtataaaaatgaaaagggaaATAAATAAGAGAAGCAATAAAAATAATGCCAGAGATGCTTTGTTCTGGCACCTGATGAATGGTTTGCTCAGTGTATCTAATAACAGAGTACAATATCTACCACTTGAAGTACTAGCTGAGATGTTACAACATGATAATAACCCCATGAGAAATCAAATTTGGCAATTTACTACACATTTGGCAATAGGGTCAAACATCGCAAAACCACGCCATCTCTGATGAAGTTTCATGGGTTTTCTTCAGTGGAACTTAGGGCCAATCAAAACTGTGATATCGTAAGAAGCTTTTCAAAGTACAAAGTTTGTTCTCTTGGACAAAACAAGAAAATAATGGTTGCTCTGTATACTTGTGAACACAGCTACGAGATTGTAAATAACATTCTCCCAGATCTATCAATACAACAAGGTGCAGTCTTATTACTCCCTcaggttcaaaataattgcccaaaaatggatgtatctagaaatgttttagtgtgtagatacatccatttttggacaattattttgaaccggagggagtatgttttctCGAAGATGAAGAAAAAACATGTAGGAGATAAAATTCGCCAACGGAACAAGTAGTTTTTATAGGGATGGCATGCTTTAGCCAGCAAGTGAAAACTGGTTGAGTATATAGACTTCATAATGGTACCATGTGCCATAAGCAGACCACCAAGTGCTTTCCACCAGTTTGGCGGATAGTCTTTTCCCCGCGCATGCATTGGAAGTTTATCGTAATTCTTCTCAACTAGCTTTTTGACCTACAAAAGGAGAAAGCACTTGTTATACAGCATTTCTTCTAAAAATTGTGAAAAGTATCCAAGGTTGTTAATaaaaaaacactgatggttgcaGATTAGGTGCAACACTTCACAAGCATGCGCAACAATATGCACACAAAAACTGCTCAGCAAAGATATGTCGCAAATCCCTTAAAACAATTTACTATCAGTGATCATGCCGCCTGTGGTTGCTCCCAACTATCAGCACATAGATAATCTACTCCAATCAAGTGAAAATAGCCAATAGCCATCAATGATGGAAAAACCTACCCGTGATCCACGGAGAACATCAATTGGCATATTAAGGCCCCAGCGTCCTCCACAAGACTTGATGCAGGACAGCAACAAGAAAGATTCTTTTGACAAATCCCTCTCAGTCTTTGTCGTTGTGCAATTATCGCAGTTACCTGAGGATTAATGAAGATGTCATAAATCAATGTGTCACAGCATGCTAATTCTGTCAGTTAAGAACTTAAGATATAACTTGATGTAGCATGTGTCTACTGCGTAGAATCGTGGTATAGGTATAGGTATAGCAATACAACATTTTCTCTAAACAAGGTATGGGGATACAGCTAGTATATATGTGTTCCCAAGAAGAAAAATAGTACATGCACAGTATTTGAGGATAAGAAAATGAGGGAAGGCAGCCGCTCTGTGATATGTGGAGGACTGAGAATGGTAACAGCTGACAGGTACTACTAGTACTTTGTGTGGAGGGAGCTTTCTAGGGTTTGCAGTGGCTTGGGCCTGCGATTGTTTCTAGTTGAAGATGTTTGGCGTTGGGAATAAAAAGGATGATTTTGGTATGTATTCAATATGTGTATACATGCCTGAATACATGCCAAAATCATCCAATATGTGTACACTAGTAGCATCAAAAAAATAATTATGTGTACACTAGTTTCTAGCAAAGGGCTCAGAATATAGTAGTGACTACACAAAAAGGAACTTTGATTTTGACCCTCTCTGCAAATGGTTAATATTTACAGATGAGTCAAATGTAAAATATAAACGTACCACAGTCAGTGGCATGCTCTTCACCAAAGTACTGCAACAGGCATTTTCTGCGGCATGTACCAAGGAGGCAATATTTCTGTGCTGCCATGAAGGAATCCATGATGGCATTCCTTTGCATTGCCTGTTGATGAGTCAAAACTATAAACCATAAGGTAATGAAGCAGGTAAACAGTACAAGGGAACCAAACTGCAGATATGTGTGTTCATCACTTACATTAGTTGCTTCAGAACAATAGAAGTCAGCTTTTGCAAAATCACTTCTTTGATAATATAGCCAGCAGAATGAAGGCAGTCCATCTCTTCCACAACGCCCACTTTCCTGGTAGTACGATTCTAGGCTCTTAGGGCAACCGTAGTGTATTACACATCTAACATCGGGCTTATCTATTCCCATCCCAAATGCAATGGTTGCCACCATCACAAGTACTTCATCTCTAACAAACGACCTGTAACAGAGAACCATAATTTATCATCAATCACTATGTTGTCAAGCCAtcatttgtaaaaaaaaaaaaaaaaaactgcatgtAAACTCACATAACAGGGCCAAACTTATATTCCCTGTATCTGTGTAATTTGTTTTCTCGTTTACTTACTTGCATGATCTATAGCATTACTAACAGAACAATATGTTGGCAAATATTTTGTAGTTTCAGACCAAATCACAGCTCTCGCGAGTTGTGAATCATAAGATGTACTCCGTATAAAACTATCAAATAAATAAAATGTTCAAAATGGGCTCAAATGGTACACTGAGCATTGATCAATTCAACCTAATGTAAGGAATTTGGATTGTCCAGGACAAATTGAGAAGCAAAGAACAGATAATGAACAGCCAAACAAAAAAGCTAACACGGGCATAAATGACAGACCTATGGGATTCCTCTCTAGCTTTGCTACCCATTTTACCATGGTAAATGTTAGATTTGATTCCAGCAGTAATCATTGCTTCATGTACCTGACAGAAAAGTCGCATTTAATACATTAATACATCAACCCTGAAGTAATCTAACAGGCACATGGTATATGTTATATGCAGCTTCTGCAATATCAAAACTGGAAACCTGAGACTCTCATATTAGTCGAGAAAAAACTTACAGAAACTTATAACTGCCTGTCCTATAAAATCTGAACGACGTGTGCACCTAGCTAAAATTTGAACTCTCCAAAAGCTATAACATCAATCAGCAAAAGCGAATGTCTGATACTAAAAAGGACAAACATAAAAGTATCTCAGACCTATTTCAAGATTTACTATGCTTCTCCAAAAATAAAGTCATAGTGATTCAGCGTGACCTAAATGTATGCATAAAGATTTAAAAGACATAGCTTACAAGCAGCAAAAAAAGGTCCTTGCGTACCATTTTACTGAGATTATCAGAGAAAGCAAATATATATAACGCTGATAATTACAAACCTGTTCAGTGTCCCGGATGGTGGTACAGTAAATTATTGTTGAGCCACCCACAGTACAGTTCTTCGAGACATCTTTCACAAGTTCACTTATAAAGGACATAGATCGGTTGCACGATTTCACACCGTAGAAAAGGTTTGGACGATCAAATGATCCGATTGCAACATGAGGATCGCACAGGTTCAAGGAAGTGGCAATATCTCCACGTACCCTAAAAAATCAAATTGAAAGTTATCATTGATTTGGTACAGAGAAGAAGGATTTAGACACAGTAGAAAACATAAAACAAGCAGTCATCACAAGTGAATAAACAAATTTATGATAACAACAATTATGGTAATAATATGCAAGTAGGTACGTACAACAAACAGAGAGAAGACATTATCATTAGATATCATCAAAAGCAGGATAAACAGGTAAAACAAAGGAAAGAACTGATAGTGAAACTTCCATGCCTTTCTGTGGCTGTTGCAGTCAAGGCAACAAAGGGAACACCAACAAGGTGGTCACGCAATGAATGTAGCTGCTTGTACTCCGGCCTGCATACAACAGAGAGAATTAAAATCGTTCAACAAAAAGAACAGAGAAAAacgaaaaacaagaaaagaacctATATGTCATAACTAATAGACTACTGATCACAAAAATTGATTGTGGAGTTTAAGATTGAAGCAATGAAGCGAGAATTGATAGGCGATACATACAAACTCGCAGATTTTACATTTTTCATCAGTACACACAGGATTTTAGAACTACATGCAGATGTCATATCCAAAATTAAATTAAAATATATTTATTAGCTCTTTTAATGAAGAAACGATTCACATAATAGATGAAGAAATGACCTGAAATCATGACCCCATTCAGATATGCAATGTGCTTCATCGATGGCCAACAAGCAGATTCCGGAAGCCTGCAAGTTACTCCAAAACCTGGAAAGAAGCTTGAGAATGGTAAATCAACGGACCGGCCCCTGTATTACCAAATTCTACAAGGGACTAAGGTAGACACACGACAGTAATTTGCAATTTCATATGTCTGACTTCCTATTCCAGCCAAATGATTGGCAACTATAGTTTCATAAGTACTGCAAGCGCCCATAATCTGAATTTATATGACAGGATTTCGCACCTTGTAGGAAGTGAGATAGCTTTCTCAGGGGTCATGTACAGAACATCATACAGGCCTTTTTCAGCCTCACTGCTAACAGAGCTATTCATTTGGGTGCTGCCAAGGTAGTCAGATTTCACACCACGTTGTTGTAAACTCATGACCTGTTTCCAGTAAATGAAACCCACAATGAAACCTTTCTTATCAAAGCAAATCCATAATGAGCA includes these proteins:
- the LOC124673006 gene encoding ATP-dependent DNA helicase RecQ-like gives rise to the protein MDQPHMENEFLLISTPKYKKFNKTWIVDNDGGLGAADGDGGDAQASLDQSRGEDQCPSASSLIYQIPPLVAKKTTVVVSPLLSLMQDQVMSLQQRGVKSDYLGSTQMNSSVSSEAEKGLYDVLYMTPEKAISLPTRFWSNLQASGICLLAIDEAHCISEWGHDFRPEYKQLHSLRDHLVGVPFVALTATATERVRGDIATSLNLCDPHVAIGSFDRPNLFYGVKSCNRSMSFISELVKDVSKNCTVGGSTIIYCTTIRDTEQVHEAMITAGIKSNIYHGKMGSKAREESHRSFVRDEVLVMVATIAFGMGIDKPDVRCVIHYGCPKSLESYYQESGRCGRDGLPSFCWLYYQRSDFAKADFYCSEATNAMQRNAIMDSFMAAQKYCLLGTCRRKCLLQYFGEEHATDCGNCDNCTTTKTERDLSKESFLLLSCIKSCGGRWGLNMPIDVLRGSRVKKLVEKNYDKLPMHARGKDYPPNWWKALGGLLMAHGYLKETTSDGFRLVSVSPKGAKFLSDGGTPLFLQPTAEMIEQEELGSSQHKEGGLNPLTPVDSEKTSEEELKLYQMLLNVRTKLARDIGTAPYAICGDQTLRHFARIRPSTGARLANIDGVNQHFISRYSGTFVQHITQFSKELNLSLDDSSGVEETVSVSKPVNNKFPMKLGDARFTAWELWQNKEYSFKKIAHFRRAVPIKEQTVIQYILDAARDGSEMNWNRFCEETGLTLEIASQIRLAIAKVGSRDKLKPIKDELPENVTYEMIKIFFTIDELGVSEKAFGGIPTDGARAAESPKSCSHESEAVENSNQGDSVITADACDSSPSRKRSGTDGTPVPDDEQVKKRQKTDEQVTESTPPAVATEEAILELVESRGGVSLEDAVKHFSGSKRESVVEMLESLQCNFAVYMKNDCYLVL